The proteins below come from a single Mucilaginibacter mali genomic window:
- the nosD gene encoding nitrous oxide reductase family maturation protein NosD → MKYAAGIFWIWILLLSAGEGNCTEIRVVPGANSLHRAISKAVPGDTLIIQAGLYREHELIIDKKLALIGTGYPQIDGENKYQLLLVKADGVSISGLQLQHVGKASMTDMAGIKIVGAKNIAIFNNRLLNNTFGVYLQNASQCRVINNLIHCDVSDEVNGGNGIHAWKSDHLTIEKNTVYGQRDGIYFEFVTDSHISQNRSFGNSRYGLHFMFSHRDTYTQNIFQDNGAGVAVMYSKGVVMRDNLFLHNWGDSSYGLLLKEITDSYIEHNRFVKNTVGLHMESTTRIEVKRNLFQDNGWAARVQASCSGGDFTGNNFIGNSFDVATNGTMMLNTFNRNYWDKYDGYDLNRNNVGDVPYYPVSVYSVITEKIPSAMILYHSLLSDIMDQVEKVMPTVIPDKLKDEEPLMKKIKL, encoded by the coding sequence ATGAAATACGCTGCCGGTATATTTTGGATATGGATACTGCTGCTTTCCGCTGGGGAAGGCAATTGTACGGAGATTCGCGTAGTGCCGGGAGCAAACAGCCTTCACCGGGCCATTTCAAAGGCTGTGCCAGGAGACACCTTAATAATTCAAGCCGGGCTTTACCGGGAACATGAGCTTATTATTGATAAAAAACTGGCCCTGATCGGCACAGGCTACCCTCAGATTGACGGAGAAAATAAATACCAGTTACTCCTGGTAAAGGCTGACGGTGTGTCGATCAGCGGCCTGCAGCTGCAGCATGTCGGCAAAGCCAGCATGACAGATATGGCGGGGATCAAGATCGTAGGCGCAAAAAATATTGCCATTTTCAATAACCGGCTATTAAATAATACTTTTGGCGTTTACCTTCAGAATGCTTCCCAATGCCGGGTTATCAATAACCTGATCCACTGTGATGTCAGCGACGAGGTAAACGGCGGCAATGGCATCCATGCCTGGAAGTCTGACCACCTGACCATCGAGAAAAACACGGTATATGGGCAACGTGACGGAATCTATTTTGAGTTTGTGACGGATTCCCATATTAGCCAAAACCGCTCTTTCGGCAATTCAAGGTACGGGCTGCATTTTATGTTCTCTCACCGCGATACCTATACCCAAAACATATTTCAGGATAATGGTGCCGGCGTAGCCGTCATGTATTCCAAAGGGGTGGTCATGCGGGATAACCTGTTTCTCCATAACTGGGGAGATTCCTCCTACGGTTTGCTATTGAAAGAGATCACCGACAGCTATATCGAACACAATCGTTTCGTCAAAAACACGGTCGGCTTGCATATGGAAAGCACGACCCGCATTGAAGTAAAACGCAACCTTTTTCAGGATAACGGCTGGGCAGCGCGTGTACAGGCCAGTTGCAGCGGCGGTGATTTTACCGGTAATAATTTTATCGGTAACTCCTTCGATGTAGCCACCAACGGCACCATGATGCTCAATACTTTTAACCGGAACTACTGGGATAAATATGATGGCTATGACCTGAACCGCAACAATGTGGGCGATGTGCCTTATTATCCGGTAAGTGTATATTCCGTAATCACGGAGAAAATCCCATCTGCGATGATCCTTTATCACAGCCTGCTGAGCGATATCATGGATCAGGTGGAAAAAGTGATGCCAACGGTCATTCCCGATAAACTAAAGGACGAGGAGCCGCTTATGAAAAAAATAAAATTATGA
- a CDS encoding NRAMP family divalent metal transporter, producing the protein MMNSFLKTKNSLKGYLRILGPGLITGAADDDPSGIATYSQTGAQFGYRQLWTALYMLPFMIAVQEACARIGLVTGKGLAAVVRDNYSKKMLTAVLLLVLTANIINIGADIGAMAEAARLIIPVPFSALAVTFAVITLILEVLTTYHTYARFLKWLAISLLAYPLTLFIIHQPWQQILKATVTPHLEFSFAFLFIITGVIGTTISPYMFFWEASQEVEETRARSIKDNLKPTESKRIITRMRLDNASGMVISEFATWSIIVVAATVLHQSGVTNLRSAADAARALEPLVHSFPHAGILARLIFAFGIIGLGLLAVPVLSGSAAYAVCEAFRWTSGLDMKWYRAKAFYTVICFATLIGLGINFVGIDPVKALVFAAVMNGISAVPLLLLIIRIGSNARIMGDFKNGRLSNALLWLTFLAMGGAAIALIYTLLK; encoded by the coding sequence ATGATGAACAGTTTCCTGAAAACCAAAAACAGTTTGAAGGGATACCTGCGTATCCTGGGACCGGGTCTAATCACTGGCGCCGCTGACGATGACCCTTCAGGAATAGCGACCTATTCCCAGACCGGGGCACAGTTCGGCTATCGCCAGTTATGGACCGCCTTATATATGCTGCCATTTATGATCGCCGTCCAGGAGGCCTGTGCACGCATCGGCCTGGTAACCGGGAAAGGACTGGCCGCTGTAGTCCGGGATAATTACAGTAAAAAAATGTTGACGGCCGTTCTGCTGCTGGTGCTGACGGCTAATATTATCAATATAGGCGCCGACATTGGCGCCATGGCAGAAGCCGCACGGCTGATCATCCCGGTTCCCTTTTCTGCTCTAGCGGTCACCTTCGCTGTTATCACCTTGATCTTAGAGGTATTAACCACTTACCATACCTATGCCCGGTTCCTGAAATGGCTGGCTATATCCCTGCTGGCCTACCCGCTGACCTTATTTATTATCCATCAGCCTTGGCAGCAGATTTTAAAGGCTACGGTAACTCCCCACCTGGAATTCAGCTTTGCTTTTCTGTTTATTATTACCGGCGTGATCGGAACGACCATTTCACCTTATATGTTCTTTTGGGAAGCTTCACAGGAAGTGGAGGAAACCAGAGCGCGGTCAATAAAAGATAACTTAAAACCAACAGAAAGTAAACGCATTATTACGAGGATGCGGCTTGATAATGCCTCGGGAATGGTCATTTCTGAATTCGCGACCTGGAGCATCATCGTCGTGGCAGCGACAGTTCTGCACCAAAGCGGGGTTACCAATCTTCGTTCCGCGGCTGACGCGGCCCGGGCGCTTGAACCGCTTGTGCATAGTTTTCCCCATGCCGGTATTTTGGCGCGGTTGATTTTCGCCTTCGGTATTATTGGGCTGGGGCTGTTAGCGGTACCGGTACTTTCCGGCTCCGCGGCTTACGCAGTTTGCGAAGCTTTCCGGTGGACCTCAGGGCTCGATATGAAATGGTACCGGGCGAAAGCTTTCTATACTGTGATCTGCTTTGCTACCCTGATCGGACTCGGCATTAATTTCGTGGGGATCGACCCGGTAAAAGCCCTGGTATTCGCGGCGGTAATGAACGGGATCTCGGCGGTGCCCTTGCTGCTGCTGATCATCCGGATCGGTAGCAATGCCCGCATAATGGGAGATTTTAAAAATGGCCGGCTTTCCAATGCCCTGCTCTGGCTGACCTTTCTGGCGATGGGCGGCGCGGCCATTGCGCTGATCTATACTTTGCTTAAATAA
- a CDS encoding ABC transporter ATP-binding protein: MNNTLLQASAISKSFHDPQTIQILKEVSFSLDRGEFVSIIGKSGCGKSTLLYILSTMDTDYEGGLKIEGREMKGRDEQELAEVRNEKIGFVFQFHYLLNEFTVLRNVMLPGLKLGKLSPQEVEHRAIEKLKILGIAEEALKSPNQLSGGQKQRVAIARALINDPVIIMGDEPTGNLDKKNTEIVFDIFRELAESYHQTLLVVTHDNAFAERTHRIITMEDGMILSPLG, encoded by the coding sequence ATGAACAATACACTTTTACAGGCCAGCGCTATTTCTAAATCCTTTCACGATCCGCAAACCATACAGATCCTGAAGGAGGTCAGTTTTTCACTGGACCGTGGGGAGTTCGTCTCCATTATCGGAAAATCCGGCTGCGGAAAATCAACACTGCTTTATATTCTTTCGACCATGGATACGGATTACGAAGGCGGGTTAAAGATCGAAGGCCGTGAAATGAAAGGACGCGACGAACAGGAACTGGCGGAAGTCCGTAATGAAAAGATTGGCTTCGTATTCCAGTTCCATTACCTGCTGAATGAATTTACTGTACTGCGAAACGTCATGCTGCCGGGGCTTAAACTGGGTAAATTATCCCCCCAGGAGGTGGAACACCGTGCTATAGAAAAACTGAAGATATTAGGTATCGCAGAAGAAGCCTTAAAAAGCCCTAACCAGCTTTCCGGCGGTCAAAAGCAAAGGGTGGCCATCGCCCGGGCACTCATTAACGACCCGGTGATCATCATGGGGGATGAGCCGACCGGGAACCTGGATAAAAAAAATACAGAGATTGTTTTTGATATTTTCCGGGAACTGGCCGAAAGCTATCATCAGACTTTGCTGGTGGTTACTCATGATAACGCCTTTGCTGAGCGTACGCACCGCATCATTACAATGGAAGACGGCATGATCCTTTCGCCCTTAGGCTAA
- a CDS encoding c-type cytochrome, giving the protein MMNRKLTLTTVVIAVITSLFMFSCGPGNGASADETGSGAPAAPAADKPAAASTANEKGLGKFTDVKLTSPLDQNMVSQGKSIFDVKCSSCHKLTDEKLVGPGWKGVTDRRKPEWIMNFVTNTDEMIDKDPNAQALLEKCMVRMPNQHLTDDDARHILEFMRNNDGKK; this is encoded by the coding sequence ATGATGAACAGAAAGCTCACTTTGACAACAGTAGTAATAGCGGTGATCACATCGCTATTCATGTTCAGCTGCGGACCGGGAAACGGGGCATCAGCTGATGAAACCGGCAGCGGCGCCCCGGCGGCACCGGCAGCCGACAAGCCGGCTGCGGCATCCACGGCCAATGAAAAAGGCCTGGGAAAATTCACGGATGTTAAACTGACGTCTCCGCTCGATCAGAACATGGTGAGCCAGGGCAAGTCCATATTCGATGTAAAGTGCAGCAGCTGCCACAAACTGACTGATGAAAAATTGGTTGGACCAGGCTGGAAAGGGGTAACCGACAGGCGCAAGCCAGAATGGATCATGAATTTCGTGACTAATACAGACGAGATGATCGACAAGGACCCAAATGCACAAGCCCTGCTGGAAAAATGTATGGTCCGCATGCCGAACCAGCATTTGACGGATGACGATGCCCGTCATATCCTGGAGTTCATGCGTAACAACGATGGAAAAAAATAG
- a CDS encoding RNA recognition motif domain-containing protein, producing MVKLFVSGFPAEASELEIVQLFDPFGKVVTIKIVIDKITRKCKGFAFLEVEDSLSAQAAIRELNGTVWGDRELTVNYATEKTPPQPCVKTVDQRNKNKRSATVDIKQKRPRISR from the coding sequence ATGGTCAAACTCTTTGTTAGCGGTTTTCCTGCCGAGGCTTCGGAACTGGAGATCGTACAGCTTTTCGACCCATTCGGCAAGGTAGTTACGATCAAGATCGTTATTGACAAGATAACCAGGAAATGTAAGGGTTTTGCCTTTCTGGAAGTAGAAGATAGTCTATCCGCACAAGCGGCAATCAGGGAACTAAATGGGACTGTCTGGGGAGACCGGGAACTGACGGTCAATTATGCCACTGAAAAAACACCACCACAGCCTTGTGTAAAAACCGTCGATCAGCGCAATAAAAACAAGCGATCCGCTACCGTCGATATCAAACAGAAGCGGCCACGTATTTCCCGTTGA
- a CDS encoding universal stress protein yields the protein MKTIIALTDFSPHGNHACHYAAALAAQTGATLLLCNVYLEPASFPGAYSIGWPTEEFNLLEQESTGTLQLLRQQLEEEWPALLAANKSRISTASTAGDVATVLTDLDNTGAISLVVAGTHSESGFVELFFGNKMRTLIDTARHPLLLVPLESPMPHLKKLVFATDMEFPEQDIAALRVLKKLTVKTGAELLVTTVLNEDDHGSAWAKEEQQMMSDLSHMAGNIDVKCKVIKGDHVDNVLLRFCTEEKADLLTMVHHNLGMIKRLFKGSTTKKVAGTSGIPLLVIPACLA from the coding sequence ATGAAAACGATCATCGCCCTAACTGATTTTTCCCCGCACGGCAATCACGCCTGTCATTATGCCGCTGCACTGGCCGCACAAACCGGGGCTACCCTTTTATTATGTAATGTTTATCTGGAGCCTGCCTCCTTTCCGGGCGCTTATTCGATCGGCTGGCCGACGGAAGAATTTAATCTGCTGGAGCAGGAAAGCACCGGAACCTTACAACTATTACGGCAACAATTGGAGGAAGAATGGCCTGCGCTACTCGCAGCCAATAAGTCCAGGATAAGTACGGCAAGTACTGCAGGCGATGTTGCCACAGTTCTAACAGACCTGGATAATACCGGGGCTATCTCGTTGGTTGTCGCCGGAACACATAGTGAGAGCGGTTTTGTTGAATTGTTTTTTGGCAACAAGATGCGCACGTTGATCGATACCGCCCGGCACCCCTTGTTACTGGTCCCGCTGGAAAGCCCGATGCCGCATTTAAAAAAACTAGTTTTTGCCACTGACATGGAATTCCCGGAGCAGGATATTGCCGCCCTGCGGGTACTGAAAAAACTTACTGTAAAAACCGGGGCAGAACTGTTGGTAACAACGGTGCTTAATGAAGATGATCATGGCAGTGCCTGGGCAAAAGAGGAGCAGCAAATGATGTCCGATCTGAGTCATATGGCCGGGAACATCGATGTCAAATGCAAGGTAATTAAAGGGGATCACGTGGATAATGTCCTATTACGGTTTTGTACTGAAGAAAAAGCGGATCTGCTGACCATGGTGCATCATAACCTGGGAATGATCAAAAGGTTATTTAAAGGCAGTACTACAAAGAAAGTAGCCGGTACCAGCGGCATCCCGCTGCTGGTCATCCCTGCCTGCTTAGCCTAA
- a CDS encoding nitrous oxide reductase accessory protein NosL, giving the protein MKKLLNLCRAAMMVLLLPGCKPGFEPVNYGHDNCTHCRMTIVDKRFTAELLTSKGRAYKFDDFGCLLNYLKEEHVNDPGMKIYVADFDHPGGQFLDARQAVFIRNEKLHSPMNGNLAAYMNKTAAANAGTETKLLTLSNLE; this is encoded by the coding sequence ATGAAAAAGCTATTAAATCTATGCAGGGCCGCCATGATGGTTTTATTGCTGCCAGGCTGCAAGCCCGGCTTTGAGCCGGTAAATTACGGACATGACAACTGCACGCATTGCCGCATGACCATTGTGGATAAAAGATTCACCGCAGAACTGTTGACCAGTAAGGGCCGTGCCTATAAATTTGATGATTTTGGCTGCCTGCTGAATTACCTAAAGGAGGAACATGTCAACGATCCCGGCATGAAAATCTACGTGGCTGATTTTGATCATCCCGGCGGACAATTTTTAGATGCCCGCCAGGCGGTCTTTATCCGTAATGAGAAACTGCACTCGCCGATGAATGGAAATCTCGCCGCTTATATGAATAAGACCGCTGCTGCTAATGCTGGAACGGAAACCAAATTGCTCACCTTGTCAAACCTTGAATAA
- a CDS encoding ABC transporter permease: protein MSLKLITEIARSLLLARWRQTLVAAIGVTFSITMFIALLSFMGGLNKLLDGLVVNRTPHIRLYNDVEAAKHQPVELSPEFRGYHHFISSVKPVSKPLAIHNALPVMHVLESDPGVLGVSPQVSTQVFYNVGATQLNGLVSGIDVLQENRLFSFGDYVTEGRFIDLKNTPNSILLGKGVAIKMLAHIGDVIHITTVTGEQFPLKVAGIYQTGLQQVDDEQSYVSVATAQKIMGESNNYITDIEVKLKDINQAPGLAAAYRQRFEVDAIDIQTANSEFETGNFIRTLISYSVGVTLLIVAGFGIYNILNMMIYEKLDTIAILKAVGFSSRDVNRIFNVIALSIGLFGGVFGLLLGYGLSAIIAHIPFNTTALPTIKTYPIDFNPRFYLIGGVFSMVTTYLAGYFPSRKASRVDPVIIIRGK from the coding sequence GTGAGCCTGAAACTGATCACCGAGATCGCCCGCTCCTTATTGCTGGCACGCTGGCGGCAGACCCTGGTTGCGGCCATCGGCGTGACCTTTAGCATTACCATGTTTATCGCCCTGCTCAGTTTTATGGGTGGACTCAATAAATTGCTGGACGGATTGGTCGTAAACCGGACACCGCACATCCGCTTATATAATGATGTGGAGGCGGCAAAACATCAGCCGGTGGAGTTGTCGCCGGAATTCCGGGGTTATCATCATTTTATCAGTTCAGTCAAACCGGTATCCAAACCGCTGGCAATCCATAACGCACTGCCTGTCATGCATGTATTGGAAAGTGATCCCGGGGTATTAGGCGTTTCGCCCCAGGTGAGCACTCAGGTGTTTTATAATGTCGGGGCCACTCAGTTGAACGGCCTGGTCAGCGGGATCGATGTACTGCAGGAGAACCGCCTGTTCTCTTTCGGTGATTATGTGACCGAAGGCCGGTTTATTGACTTGAAAAATACACCTAACAGCATTTTGCTGGGTAAAGGGGTCGCGATCAAAATGCTGGCGCACATCGGTGATGTCATCCACATCACCACGGTTACCGGTGAGCAGTTCCCGCTAAAGGTCGCCGGCATATACCAGACCGGCCTGCAGCAGGTCGATGATGAACAAAGCTATGTGTCCGTGGCAACAGCCCAAAAGATCATGGGGGAATCCAATAATTATATTACGGATATCGAAGTTAAGCTCAAAGACATCAACCAGGCACCCGGGTTGGCAGCGGCCTACCGGCAGCGCTTTGAAGTGGACGCCATTGATATTCAGACCGCCAATTCCGAATTCGAGACCGGAAACTTTATCCGGACCCTGATCTCTTATTCCGTTGGGGTCACCTTGCTGATCGTTGCCGGTTTTGGGATCTATAACATTTTAAATATGATGATCTATGAAAAGCTGGACACAATTGCCATCCTAAAAGCTGTCGGATTTTCGAGCAGGGATGTGAACCGCATTTTCAATGTCATTGCCTTAAGCATCGGATTATTCGGCGGGGTATTTGGTTTATTGCTGGGCTATGGCCTTTCAGCGATTATCGCCCATATTCCTTTTAATACGACCGCGCTGCCGACGATCAAAACCTATCCGATCGACTTCAACCCAAGGTTTTATCTGATCGGCGGGGTCTTCTCCATGGTTACCACTTACCTGGCCGGTTATTTCCCATCACGCAAAGCCAGCAGGGTCGATCCGGTCATTATCATCAGGGGGAAATAA
- the nosZ gene encoding Sec-dependent nitrous-oxide reductase produces the protein MKRALITLCAVAAVASLQSCKMKTADSVVSGDAASRVYVAPGKYDEFYNFVSGGFSGNVTVYGLPSGRLIKTIPVFSVFPENGYGYSEETKAMLNTTNGKVDWDDQHHLELSQTNGKQDGRWLFANANNTPRVARIDLTNFRTQEILQIPNSAGNHSSPFTTENTEYVVAGTRFSVPLGDADVPISSFKKNFKSTASFISVDKNSGHMKIAFQIVLPGMNLDLSHAGKGPSHDWFFFSCYNTEQAYTMLEVNASQKDKDFIVAVNWKKAEEYAKSGKGHIVPASYAHNTFDENTQKASTVMEKDVLTLDPKDCPDMIYMIPCPKSPHGADVDPTGEYIVGSGKLAALIPVFSFDKIQTAIKNKSFEGDFYGIPVIKYEAALHGEVKKPGLGPLHTEFDGKGNAYTSMFLSSEVVKWRLSDLQVLDRAPTYYSVGHIMIPGGDTREPSGKYLVAYDKITKDRYLPTGPELCQSAQLYDITGDKMQLLLDFPTTGEPHYGQGLPASMIKDKQVKYFDINKNHNEFVSMGEKKTKVVRTGNRVDVYMTAIRSHLTPDNIEGVFVGDEVYFHVTNLEQDWDIPHGFAIKNSPSVDLLIMPGETQSIKFSPVKQGIYPFYCTDFCSALHQEMSGYLRVSPKGANVPLKFGSGVIAPETAAK, from the coding sequence ATGAAAAGAGCCTTGATAACGCTTTGTGCGGTTGCCGCGGTGGCATCCCTGCAAAGCTGTAAAATGAAAACAGCCGATTCTGTAGTGTCGGGCGATGCGGCTTCCAGAGTCTACGTGGCACCCGGCAAATATGACGAGTTCTATAATTTTGTTTCCGGTGGTTTTAGCGGGAATGTGACCGTTTACGGTCTGCCTTCCGGCAGGTTAATTAAGACTATTCCCGTATTTTCGGTATTTCCTGAGAACGGTTATGGTTACAGCGAGGAAACCAAAGCTATGCTGAACACGACCAATGGCAAGGTGGACTGGGATGACCAGCACCACCTGGAATTATCGCAGACTAACGGTAAGCAGGATGGTCGCTGGTTATTTGCCAATGCAAATAATACGCCGAGGGTAGCCAGGATCGACCTGACCAATTTCCGTACCCAGGAAATCCTCCAGATTCCGAACAGTGCCGGTAACCATTCCTCACCGTTCACTACTGAAAATACTGAATACGTTGTCGCCGGTACCCGTTTCTCCGTACCATTGGGGGACGCCGATGTGCCGATCAGTTCCTTTAAAAAGAACTTTAAAAGTACAGCTTCCTTTATCAGTGTAGATAAGAACAGCGGCCATATGAAGATCGCTTTTCAGATCGTTCTTCCGGGTATGAACCTGGATCTGAGCCACGCGGGTAAAGGACCTTCACATGATTGGTTCTTCTTTTCGTGCTACAATACAGAGCAAGCCTATACCATGCTGGAAGTGAATGCTTCCCAAAAAGATAAAGACTTTATTGTAGCGGTGAACTGGAAAAAAGCCGAAGAATATGCGAAGAGTGGTAAAGGCCACATCGTGCCGGCTTCTTACGCCCATAATACTTTTGATGAAAATACCCAGAAAGCCTCGACCGTCATGGAAAAAGATGTGCTGACATTAGATCCTAAGGATTGCCCGGACATGATCTATATGATCCCTTGTCCTAAATCTCCGCATGGCGCAGATGTTGATCCTACCGGTGAGTATATTGTTGGCAGTGGTAAACTGGCTGCCCTGATCCCGGTGTTCTCGTTTGATAAGATCCAGACTGCGATTAAAAACAAAAGTTTTGAAGGCGACTTTTACGGAATACCGGTGATCAAATACGAAGCTGCGTTGCATGGCGAAGTCAAAAAACCAGGTTTAGGCCCGCTGCATACTGAATTTGACGGTAAAGGCAATGCCTATACTTCAATGTTCCTTTCCTCAGAGGTAGTAAAATGGCGGCTCAGCGACCTGCAGGTACTGGACCGTGCACCGACCTATTATTCTGTGGGTCACATCATGATTCCTGGTGGTGACACCCGCGAGCCATCCGGCAAGTACCTGGTGGCTTATGATAAGATCACCAAAGACCGTTATCTGCCGACAGGTCCGGAGCTGTGCCAGTCTGCCCAGTTATATGACATTACGGGAGATAAAATGCAACTGTTACTGGATTTTCCTACTACCGGCGAGCCGCATTATGGCCAGGGTTTGCCTGCGAGCATGATTAAGGATAAACAGGTCAAATATTTTGACATCAATAAAAACCATAACGAGTTCGTATCGATGGGTGAGAAAAAGACCAAGGTAGTCCGCACTGGGAACCGGGTAGATGTTTACATGACCGCCATTCGGTCACACTTAACACCGGATAATATCGAGGGCGTATTTGTAGGTGATGAGGTTTATTTCCATGTAACCAACCTGGAGCAGGATTGGGATATCCCGCACGGCTTTGCGATCAAGAATTCTCCTTCGGTAGACTTACTGATCATGCCGGGTGAAACACAAAGCATCAAATTCAGCCCGGTTAAACAAGGTATTTATCCTTTCTATTGTACCGACTTCTGCTCTGCACTGCATCAGGAAATGTCCGGTTATTTAAGGGTATCGCCTAAAGGTGCCAACGTACCGCTGAAATTTGGTTCAGGCGTTATCGCACCGGAAACTGCTGCAAAATAA
- a CDS encoding OmpW family outer membrane protein: MLTGHLRSLFQRPLDQLDASANYTIFYSPDKGTTVQRIKYQDKFAFVAQVDADIDISKKVFLNIDLKKIFLNTTATADAPNLTPASDPELAPVLQNINADVKIRLWLIGIDIDRHF; this comes from the coding sequence TTGCTAACCGGTCATTTGCGTAGTCTCTTTCAAAGGCCCCTGGATCAATTAGATGCCAGCGCCAATTATACGATCTTTTACAGCCCGGATAAGGGAACGACCGTTCAGCGAATCAAATACCAGGATAAATTCGCTTTCGTAGCACAAGTCGATGCTGATATCGATATCAGCAAAAAAGTGTTTCTCAATATTGACCTGAAAAAGATTTTCCTGAATACGACAGCGACCGCGGATGCACCGAACCTTACCCCAGCCAGCGACCCGGAATTAGCCCCTGTCCTACAAAATATTAATGCTGATGTAAAGATCAGGCTCTGGCTGATCGGTATTGATATCGACAGACATTTTTAG
- a CDS encoding efflux RND transporter periplasmic adaptor subunit gives MRRMFPYLLLLSLFACKDRQERIHPVLSSISESVYASGILKSGEQYQAFATVSGVIRKRFLEVGDTVSKGAAILLISRETQQLNKENAKLNAVYNSAAANQGKLESAGQEMETAHNKMLNDSVLLVRQRLLWQQDIGTKVQLEDRELAAKQSRTAWYAATVNVKDLKRQINFTAAQSRNNLKLTQQVEKEFILRSGVDGKVYALYKENGESVNPQTPLALLGHDAGFLLEMQVDEYDIARVAFGQRVLVTMDSYKGMVFEARVMKIYPAMNDRSKTFLVEAAFIRPPAKLFPNATLEANIIIRTKKNALLIPRTCLVNDSTVLMADDKTRIIKTGLSDYNQVEVLSGLDQHDELKKPLP, from the coding sequence ATGCGCAGAATGTTCCCGTATCTACTTTTACTAAGCCTATTTGCCTGCAAGGACCGGCAGGAAAGGATCCATCCGGTCCTTTCTTCCATCTCCGAATCCGTTTATGCTTCCGGTATTTTAAAAAGTGGAGAACAATACCAGGCTTTTGCTACGGTCAGCGGCGTGATCCGGAAACGGTTCCTGGAAGTCGGCGATACGGTCAGTAAAGGTGCAGCGATACTATTAATCAGCCGGGAAACACAACAGTTAAATAAGGAAAATGCAAAATTGAACGCTGTCTATAACTCGGCAGCAGCAAATCAGGGAAAATTGGAATCCGCCGGTCAGGAAATGGAAACGGCGCACAACAAAATGCTGAACGATTCTGTCCTGCTGGTTCGTCAGCGATTGCTGTGGCAGCAGGATATTGGCACCAAAGTGCAGCTGGAGGATCGGGAATTGGCGGCCAAACAAAGCCGGACAGCATGGTATGCAGCAACTGTCAATGTGAAAGATCTTAAACGACAGATCAATTTCACTGCCGCCCAAAGCAGGAATAACCTGAAGCTGACCCAACAGGTAGAAAAGGAGTTTATCCTGCGGAGCGGTGTTGATGGAAAGGTCTACGCGCTTTACAAGGAGAACGGCGAATCGGTCAATCCCCAAACGCCACTGGCCTTGCTTGGACATGATGCCGGGTTCCTTTTGGAAATGCAGGTTGACGAATATGATATCGCCCGTGTTGCCTTTGGGCAACGGGTCCTGGTGACAATGGATAGCTACAAGGGGATGGTATTTGAGGCCCGGGTGATGAAAATTTACCCGGCCATGAACGACCGCAGTAAGACATTTTTAGTAGAGGCAGCCTTCATCAGGCCACCCGCAAAATTGTTCCCCAATGCGACGCTCGAAGCGAATATTATTATCCGCACCAAAAAGAATGCGCTGCTTATTCCCCGGACCTGTTTGGTCAACGATTCTACTGTTTTGATGGCCGATGATAAAACCCGAATCATCAAAACAGGCTTGAGTGATTACAATCAGGTGGAGGTATTATCCGGACTGGATCAGCATGATGAGCTCAAAAAACCATTGCCGTGA